From Microcaecilia unicolor chromosome 11, aMicUni1.1, whole genome shotgun sequence, the proteins below share one genomic window:
- the LOC115481068 gene encoding histone H2B type 2-E-like — translation MPEPAKSAAAPKKGSKKAVSKTQKKDGKKRKRSRKESYAIYVYKVLKQVHPDTGISSKAMNIMNSFVNDIFERIAGEASRLAHYNKRSTITSREIQTAVRLLLPGELAKHAVSEGTKAVTKYTSSK, via the coding sequence ATGCCTGAACCAGCCAAATCTGCTGCCGCGCCCAAGAAGGGCTCTAAGAAAGCTGTGAGCAAGACTCAGAAAAAGGATGGCAAAAAgcgcaagagaagcaggaaggagaGCTACGCCATCTACGTGTATAAAGTGCTGAAGCAGGTTCATCCCGACACTGGCATTTCCTCCAAAGCCATGAACATCATGAATTCCTTCGTGAATGACATCTTTGAGCGCATCGCTGGAGAAGCCTCCCGGCTCGCTCACTATAACAAGCGCTCCACCATCACTTCCAGGGAAATCCAGACTGCAGTTCGTCTGCTGCTGCCGGGTGAGCTGGCCAAGCACGCGGTGTCCGAGGGCACCAAGGCTGTCACCAAGTACACCAGCTCCAAGTAA
- the LOC115480897 gene encoding histone H4-like, with protein sequence MSGRGKGGKGLGKGGAKRHRKVLRDNIQGITKPAIRRLARRGGVKRISGLIYEETRRVLKVFLENVIRDAVTYTEHAKRKTVTAMDVVYALKRQGRTLYGFGG encoded by the coding sequence ATGTCTGGACGTGGTAAAGGCGGCAAGGGCTTGGGGAAAGGAGGCGCTAAGCGGCATAGGAAGGTGTTACGCGATAATATCCAGGGAATTACAAAGCCTGCGATCCGGCGCCTGGCTCGCCGAGGCGGAGTCAAGCGTATCTCCGGTCTCATCTATGAAGAGACTCGCCGGGTGCTGAAGGTTTTCTTGGAGAATGTTATCCGAGACGCTGTCACCTACACTGAGCACGCCAAGAGAAAGACGGTAACAGCTATGGACGTGGTGTATGCCTTAAAACGGCAGGGCCGTACTCTGTATGGTTTCGGAGGTTAA
- the LOC115480157 gene encoding histone H1.11R-like, which produces MAETAPAAASAAAPPPAPGAAKKKAKKPTGAAKARKSSGPSVSELIVKAVSASKERSGMSLAALKKALAASGYDVEKNNSRLKLAVKSLVSKGSLLQTKGSGASGSFKLNKKQPEGKKSAPKSKKPAVKKPKKAASAGVKKSPKRAKKPSAAATKKVVKSPKKPKAVKAKKVAKSPAKAKAVKPKVKKSPAKAAKPKAKKAAKGAPKKK; this is translated from the coding sequence ATGGCAGAAACCGctccagcagcagcatcagccGCTGCACCTCCTCCGGCTCCAGGCGCGGCCAAGAAAAAGGCCAAGAAGCCGACTGGAGCGGCGAAAGCGCGTAAGTCATCGGGCCCCAGCGTATCCGAGCTGATCGTGAAGGCCGTGTCAGCCTCAAAGGAGCGCAGCGGCATGTCTCTGGCTGCCCTGAAGAAGGCTCTAGCGGCATCTGGCTACGACGTGGAGAAGAACAACAGCCGCTTGAAGCTGGCCGTCAAGAGCCTGGTGAGCAAGGGCAGCTTGTTGCAGACCAAGGGCAGCGGAGCTTCGGGCTCCTTCAAACTGAACAAGAAGCAGCCGGAGGGCAAGAAGAGCGCTCCCAAAAGCAAGAAACCGGCCGTGAAGAAGCCGAAAAAGGCGGCATCGGCGGGAGTGAAAAAGAGTCCGAAGAGAGCCAAGAAACCGTCAGCAGCCGCTACCAAGAAAGTAGTCAAGAGCCCCAAAAAGCCCAAAGCGGTTAAAGCCAAGAAAGTAGCTAAGAGCCCGGCTAAAGCTAAAGCAGTGAAACCGAAGGTGAAGAAAAGCCCAGCAAAGGCTGCCAAACCCAAAGCCAAAAAGGCCGCAAAGGGGGCCCCTAAGAAAAAGTGA
- the LOC115480427 gene encoding histone H2A type 1-E-like has protein sequence MSGRGKQGGKARAKAKTRSSRAGLQFPVGRVHRLLRKGNYAERVGAGAPVHLAAVLEYLTAEILELAGNAARDNKKTRIIPRHLQLAIRNDEELNKLLGRVTIAQGGVLPNIQAVLLPKKTESHKAAKGK, from the coding sequence ATGTCTGGACGTGGCAAGCAAGGGGGTAAAGCTCGGGCTAAAGCTAAGACTCGCTCGTCCCGGGCGGGGTTGCAGTTTCCCGTGGGGCGCGTACACAGGTTGCTGCGGAAGGGCAACTACGCTGAGAGGGTAGGTGCCGGCGCCCCAGTCCATCTGGCAGCGGTGCTGGAGTATCTGACCGCCGAGATCCTGGAGCTGGCTGGCAATGCCGCGCGCGATAACAAGAAGACCCGTATCATCCCCAGGCACTTGCAGCTGGCCATCCGCAACGACGAAGAGCTGAACAAACTGCTGGGGAGAGTCACCATCGCGCAGGGCGGCGTGCTGCCTAACATCCAGGCGGTACTACTGCCTAAGAAGACCGAGAGTCACAAGGCGGCCAAGGGCAAGTAA